TGTTGTGCCGCCACAATATGACGGAGTTGGTTTGGTAGAAACTCAATACTTCGAGTTCCCCTGCCTAGACCTCGAAGTTGGCAAACGCCTAGAGCCGGTTACTCTCGCTTACGAAACCTATGGGACACTTAATGAAAAGGGCACGAACGCAATTCTTATCTGTCATGCCTTAACCGGCGATGCGCACGTGACAGGTTGGCATAAAGGGGCAAATGTTCCGGGTTGGTGGCACAACTGCGTGGGGCCGGGTAAGGCTTACGATACCGACCGCTATTTCGTGATTTGCAGCAATGTGATCGGCGGATGCATGGGAAGTGTCGGCCCACCGAGTATTAATCCCGCAACCGCTCAGCCCTATGCGCTTGATTTTCCCTTTGCAACTATCGGCGATATGATTAACGCTCAGAAACATTTAGTTGATCATTTGGGCATTAAGAAGCTGCTTTGCGTCACCGGCGGCAGTATGGGTGGGATGCAAGCGCTCCAATGGGCGGTCAGTTACCCAGATCAGGTTCAAACTGTCGTGTGTATTGCCGCTAGTGGGCGTGAAACCTCTCAGCAGATTGCATTCAATGAAGTCGGCCGACGTGCGATTATCACCGACCCTAATTGGATGGGGGGCAATTATTACGGCAGAAGCATCCCTTCCGCTGGGCTTTCAGTCGCCCGAATGATTGGCCACATCACCTATATAAGCGATGAGGCGCTGCACTCGAAGTTTGCCCGAAAGCTGCAGGATAAAGAGAAATTTGATTACCACTTCGACACCGAATTTGAGGTCGAGAGCTACCTTCGCTATCAAGGCGATAAGTTCGTCCAGCGTTTTGATGCGAATTCATACCTTTACCTCACTCGCGCGGTGGACTACTTCGACCTATCGGCTGATTTTGGCTCGATTAATCAAGCATTCTCAGCGGCGAAATCACGGTTTTTATTTATCGCCTTCTCATCCGACTGGCTTTATCCGCCTCGGCAGGTGAAAGAGCTTGTTAAGGCCGCCAAGTCAGCCGGGCGCGATACCACTTATGTTGAAGTCGAAACACCCGTTGGGCATGATGCTTTCTTATTGGGCAGCGAAACCCAAACAGCTGCAATTTGCAACTTTTTAACCGCAGAACAGGAG
This region of bacterium genomic DNA includes:
- a CDS encoding homoserine O-acetyltransferase, with protein sequence MTYWKTSTKRSVPVNSMAALNPKESKASPESHAAVVPPQYDGVGLVETQYFEFPCLDLEVGKRLEPVTLAYETYGTLNEKGTNAILICHALTGDAHVTGWHKGANVPGWWHNCVGPGKAYDTDRYFVICSNVIGGCMGSVGPPSINPATAQPYALDFPFATIGDMINAQKHLVDHLGIKKLLCVTGGSMGGMQALQWAVSYPDQVQTVVCIAASGRETSQQIAFNEVGRRAIITDPNWMGGNYYGRSIPSAGLSVARMIGHITYISDEALHSKFARKLQDKEKFDYHFDTEFEVESYLRYQGDKFVQRFDANSYLYLTRAVDYFDLSADFGSINQAFSAAKSRFLFIAFSSDWLYPPRQVKELVKAAKSAGRDTTYVEVETPVGHDAFLLGSETQTAAICNFLTAEQERFNEDAS